The following coding sequences lie in one Desulfovibrio psychrotolerans genomic window:
- a CDS encoding glutamine synthetase III family protein: MSGSQARLNAITAVNNFRATEKPLNFMEEKPTDLFGCNVFSDKVMKERLPKNVYKTLKRTMDKGEQMDPSIAETVANAMKDWAVSKGATHYTHVFYPLTGMTAEKHDGFLTPDGKGGAIAEFSGKLLIQGEPDASSFPSGGLRSTFEARGYTAWDVTNPAYIRENPNGTTLCIPTAFVSWTGEALDKKTPLLRSQQALNTQAQRVLKFFGKASDERVQSYAGPEQEYFLVDRNFVLNRPDLQLAGRTLFGAPSAKGQEMEDHYFGAIPPRVLSFMMEVERELYKLGVPVKTRHNEVAPGQFEIAPIYENSNLATDHNQMVMTTLKEVALRYGMVCLLHEKPFAGINGSGKHVNYSIGNASLGSLFDPGDTPHENMQFLVFCAAAIRAVHKYGPLLRATVASASNDHRLGANEAPPAIMSVYLGEQLADIFEQLKKGCAKSCKVKDELRVGVDTLPPLPMDAGDRNRTSPFAFTGNRFEFRAVGSNMSIAGPQVALNSMMAESLDYIATELDKCVKADLSNLNECVSKLLQDIVKKHEAVIFNGDGYSEAWHKEAVEKRGLANMRTTPEALPVLTSKEVVDLFTKYNVFSKRELESRQSIYLEQYVKTIMTEAQLVIKMSRTMIFPGAVRYQSQLAETCANLRAIGKDCVMVSLDDLTDKLRGMQKAANELEALLGHSSDDVLEEAKYMCNTVLPKMLEVRSFADALEGVVADDLWNLPSYQEMLFIK, from the coding sequence ATGAGCGGATCCCAGGCCCGGCTGAACGCCATCACCGCCGTCAACAACTTCAGGGCAACCGAAAAGCCCCTGAACTTCATGGAAGAAAAGCCCACCGACCTCTTTGGCTGCAACGTGTTCAGCGACAAGGTCATGAAGGAACGTCTGCCCAAGAACGTGTACAAAACCCTCAAGCGCACTATGGACAAAGGCGAGCAGATGGACCCCTCCATCGCAGAAACCGTTGCCAACGCCATGAAGGACTGGGCCGTATCCAAGGGTGCCACCCACTACACCCACGTTTTCTATCCCCTCACCGGCATGACCGCCGAAAAGCACGACGGCTTCCTCACCCCGGACGGCAAGGGCGGCGCCATTGCCGAATTTTCGGGCAAGCTGCTCATTCAGGGCGAGCCGGATGCCTCCAGCTTCCCCAGCGGCGGCCTGCGCAGCACCTTCGAAGCACGCGGCTACACCGCATGGGACGTGACCAACCCCGCCTACATCCGGGAAAACCCCAACGGCACCACCCTGTGCATTCCCACCGCTTTCGTCTCCTGGACCGGAGAGGCGCTGGACAAGAAAACCCCCCTGCTGCGTTCCCAGCAGGCCCTGAACACGCAGGCGCAGCGCGTGCTCAAGTTCTTCGGCAAGGCGTCCGATGAGCGTGTGCAGTCCTACGCAGGCCCCGAGCAGGAATACTTCCTCGTGGACCGCAACTTTGTGCTCAACCGTCCCGACCTGCAGCTTGCAGGCCGCACCCTCTTCGGCGCGCCTTCCGCCAAGGGTCAGGAGATGGAAGACCACTACTTCGGCGCCATTCCGCCGCGCGTGCTGTCCTTCATGATGGAAGTGGAGCGCGAACTGTACAAGCTGGGCGTGCCCGTAAAGACCCGCCACAACGAAGTGGCTCCCGGCCAGTTTGAAATCGCTCCCATCTACGAAAATTCCAACCTTGCCACCGACCACAACCAGATGGTGATGACCACCCTCAAGGAAGTGGCCCTGCGCTACGGCATGGTGTGCCTGCTGCACGAAAAGCCCTTTGCGGGCATTAACGGCTCCGGCAAGCATGTTAACTACTCCATCGGCAACGCCAGCCTGGGCAGCCTGTTCGATCCCGGCGACACCCCGCACGAGAACATGCAGTTCCTGGTGTTCTGCGCCGCCGCCATCCGCGCCGTGCACAAGTACGGCCCGCTGCTGCGTGCCACCGTTGCCTCCGCAAGCAACGACCATCGCCTCGGTGCCAACGAAGCTCCGCCCGCCATCATGTCGGTGTACCTCGGCGAGCAGCTGGCAGACATCTTCGAGCAGCTCAAGAAGGGCTGCGCCAAGTCCTGCAAGGTCAAGGACGAACTGCGCGTTGGCGTAGACACCCTGCCCCCCCTGCCCATGGACGCAGGCGACCGTAACCGCACCAGCCCCTTCGCCTTCACCGGCAACCGGTTCGAATTCCGCGCCGTGGGTTCCAACATGTCCATCGCCGGTCCGCAGGTTGCCCTTAACTCCATGATGGCAGAATCGCTGGACTACATCGCCACCGAGCTGGACAAGTGCGTAAAGGCCGACCTGTCCAACCTTAATGAGTGCGTCTCCAAGCTTCTGCAGGACATCGTGAAGAAGCACGAGGCCGTCATCTTCAACGGCGACGGTTACTCCGAGGCATGGCACAAGGAAGCCGTGGAAAAGCGCGGCCTCGCCAACATGCGCACCACCCCGGAAGCCCTGCCCGTGCTCACCAGCAAGGAAGTGGTGGACCTGTTCACCAAGTACAACGTGTTCTCCAAGCGCGAGCTGGAAAGCCGCCAGAGCATCTACCTTGAGCAGTACGTGAAGACCATCATGACCGAGGCCCAGCTGGTCATCAAAATGTCCCGCACCATGATCTTCCCCGGCGCGGTTCGCTACCAGAGCCAGCTTGCAGAAACCTGCGCCAACCTGCGCGCCATCGGCAAGGATTGCGTCATGGTCTCGCTGGACGACCTCACGGATAAGCTGCGCGGCATGCAGAAGGCTGCCAACGAACTGGAAGCCCTGCTCGGCCATTCTTCCGACGACGTTCTGGAAGAAGCCAAGTATATGTGCAACACCGTTCTTCCCAAGATGCTGGAAGTCCGCAGCTTTGCCGACGCGCTGGAAGGCGTGGTGGCAGACGACCTGTGGAACCTGCCCAGCTATCAGGAAATGCTGTTCATCAAGTAG
- a CDS encoding tetratricopeptide repeat protein, whose product MKASYNDIDEYIADLRAAIEQNTECANHHYNLGVALLSKRDFEGAEASFLETLRNSNRFAEAYVQLGGICLHRGDMDGCLRYNQEAAQCRAKFPVPWANMAFVHLQRGEAEEALKCAKKALKWDPEFVQAQATYASALYMLGELDESEKVSMKSIAKYPSFAPAYNNLALVALERGDHADAIRNVDKAIELGFDVDPNFLEELAPYRQ is encoded by the coding sequence ATGAAAGCTAGCTACAACGATATTGATGAATACATTGCCGATCTGCGCGCCGCCATTGAGCAGAACACCGAATGCGCCAACCATCATTACAATCTTGGTGTAGCCCTGCTTTCCAAACGCGACTTTGAAGGCGCGGAGGCATCGTTTCTGGAGACTCTGCGCAATTCCAACCGCTTTGCCGAAGCCTATGTTCAGCTTGGCGGCATATGCCTGCACCGCGGCGACATGGACGGCTGCCTGCGCTACAATCAGGAAGCGGCCCAGTGCCGCGCCAAGTTCCCCGTTCCGTGGGCGAACATGGCCTTTGTGCACCTGCAGCGCGGCGAAGCGGAAGAGGCCCTGAAATGTGCCAAGAAGGCCCTGAAATGGGATCCTGAGTTCGTGCAGGCCCAGGCCACCTACGCCAGCGCCCTGTACATGCTGGGCGAGCTGGATGAAAGCGAGAAGGTGAGCATGAAGTCCATTGCCAAGTATCCCTCCTTTGCGCCCGCCTATAACAATCTGGCCCTTGTGGCGCTGGAGCGCGGCGACCATGCCGATGCCATCCGCAACGTGGACAAGGCCATTGAACTGGGCTTTGACGTGGACCCCAATTTCCTTGAAGAACTGGCCCCCTACCGCCAGTAG
- a CDS encoding YkgJ family cysteine cluster protein: protein MIPDFSDIFSRYEALVAEVDVLFDRVAAQHPECVTCEKGCSDCCHALFDLTLVEAMYLNARFRENFGDGPVRSSIVTRANEADRRSYKLKRQAYKDSQAGVDTRTILENMARQRLRCPLLGTDEQCEMYAHRPITCRLYGIPTAIGGKAHTCGKANFAKGVAYPTVHMDKIQDRLIALSQEIADRVNSRFKELSGVFVPVSMALLTVYDAQYLGIPTPKKESRK from the coding sequence ATGATTCCGGATTTTTCCGATATTTTTTCCAGATACGAGGCGTTGGTGGCCGAGGTGGACGTTCTGTTCGACCGCGTTGCCGCGCAGCATCCCGAATGCGTAACCTGTGAAAAGGGATGCAGCGACTGTTGCCACGCCCTCTTTGACCTGACCCTTGTGGAAGCCATGTACCTGAACGCCCGCTTCCGCGAAAATTTTGGGGACGGCCCTGTGCGGTCTTCCATTGTCACCCGTGCCAACGAGGCGGACCGCAGGTCGTACAAGCTGAAGCGGCAGGCGTATAAGGACTCGCAGGCGGGGGTGGACACCCGGACCATTCTGGAGAACATGGCGCGCCAGCGGCTGCGCTGTCCGCTGCTGGGAACGGATGAGCAGTGCGAGATGTATGCGCACCGTCCCATAACCTGCCGCCTGTACGGCATTCCCACAGCCATAGGGGGCAAGGCCCACACCTGCGGCAAGGCGAATTTTGCCAAGGGAGTGGCCTATCCCACCGTGCATATGGACAAGATTCAGGACAGGCTCATCGCGCTCAGTCAGGAGATTGCGGACCGCGTGAACTCCCGGTTCAAGGAACTTTCCGGCGTGTTTGTGCCTGTCTCCATGGCTTTGCTTACCGTGTATGATGCCCAGTATCTGGGTATTCCCACTCCCAAGAAGGAATCACGCAAATGA
- a CDS encoding ferredoxin has translation MGWNVTVDSDKCTGDGECVDVCPVEVYELQEGKAVPVNEEECLGCESCIEVCESDAITIEEV, from the coding sequence ATGGGTTGGAACGTAACTGTTGACAGCGACAAGTGTACCGGCGACGGCGAATGCGTGGACGTATGCCCCGTTGAAGTTTATGAACTGCAGGAAGGCAAGGCTGTTCCCGTGAACGAAGAAGAGTGCCTTGGCTGCGAATCCTGCATCGAAGTGTGCGAATCTGACGCTATCACCATCGAAGAAGTGTAA
- a CDS encoding trypsin-like peptidase domain-containing protein — protein sequence MFIARMLMLCVLALGLCAMPAGGLFPHAGAAVAAEALFTKTGMPYGQGAGQAGEADRPDHLTGRISEDSPRVTPVVRAVRKVAPAVVNITTQRVVERNVQPFGGLFQDELLREFMGFGGPRRQVQQSLGSGVIIDSAKQLVLTNAHVIEGATAVRVLLQDGRSFETELVGSDPDFDLAVLRLKGADNLPETPMGDSGDIMPGETVIAIGNPFGFGHTVTTGVVSALNRSIRTEQGVFTDFIQTDAAINPGNSGGPLINIEGELIGINTAIYERAEGIGFAIPISKARRAVAELLDTGSVSPVWIGVSGQNLDQRTASWLGMKTPQGMLVTEVYARTPAQAAGVRPGDVFVTLNGVEVEDKDHYLQLLRNHTQGELVRLEMLRDGKSARLNLRVEALAPDVAKSLAEQRWGFSVEADPAGLMVRTVRAGGPAAQLGLQQGDIIVKIGGLHMESFGNYLYAFTRHRMDSTLLMLVARQGRGYYVRMRI from the coding sequence ATGTTCATTGCCCGTATGCTGATGTTGTGTGTGCTTGCGCTGGGCCTGTGTGCCATGCCTGCCGGTGGGCTGTTTCCGCATGCAGGGGCGGCGGTTGCCGCCGAGGCATTGTTCACAAAAACCGGTATGCCTTACGGGCAGGGAGCAGGACAGGCGGGTGAGGCTGACCGCCCGGACCACCTGACGGGCAGGATATCCGAAGACAGCCCGCGTGTGACACCGGTGGTGCGGGCCGTGCGCAAGGTGGCTCCCGCCGTGGTGAACATAACCACGCAGCGGGTGGTGGAGCGCAACGTGCAGCCCTTTGGCGGGTTGTTTCAGGACGAGCTGCTGAGGGAGTTCATGGGGTTTGGCGGGCCGCGCAGGCAGGTGCAGCAGAGCCTTGGCTCCGGGGTTATCATCGACAGCGCAAAGCAGCTTGTGCTGACCAACGCCCATGTCATAGAGGGCGCAACTGCGGTGCGGGTGCTCTTGCAGGACGGGCGTTCCTTTGAAACCGAGCTTGTGGGGTCTGACCCGGATTTTGACCTTGCCGTGCTGCGGCTTAAAGGGGCTGACAATCTGCCGGAAACGCCCATGGGCGATTCCGGCGACATTATGCCCGGTGAGACGGTGATTGCCATAGGCAACCCCTTCGGGTTCGGCCATACGGTCACCACGGGCGTGGTTTCTGCGCTGAACCGCTCCATCCGCACGGAGCAGGGCGTGTTCACCGACTTCATACAAACCGATGCCGCCATCAACCCCGGCAACAGCGGCGGGCCGCTCATTAATATAGAAGGCGAACTCATAGGCATAAACACGGCCATTTACGAGCGGGCAGAGGGCATAGGCTTTGCCATTCCCATTAGCAAGGCGCGTCGTGCCGTGGCGGAGTTGCTGGATACGGGCAGCGTTTCTCCGGTGTGGATAGGGGTTTCCGGGCAGAATCTGGACCAGCGCACGGCGTCGTGGCTGGGCATGAAGACGCCGCAGGGCATGCTGGTGACGGAGGTGTATGCGCGTACTCCGGCGCAGGCGGCGGGCGTGCGGCCCGGTGATGTGTTTGTGACGCTGAACGGCGTGGAGGTGGAGGACAAGGACCATTACCTGCAACTGCTGCGCAACCATACGCAGGGCGAGCTTGTCCGGCTGGAAATGCTGCGGGACGGCAAGTCCGCGCGGCTGAACCTGCGTGTGGAGGCACTTGCCCCGGACGTGGCGAAGAGCCTTGCGGAGCAGCGATGGGGGTTTTCCGTGGAGGCAGACCCTGCCGGCCTGATGGTGCGCACCGTGCGTGCGGGCGGCCCCGCAGCCCAACTGGGCCTGCAGCAGGGCGACATCATCGTCAAGATAGGCGGGCTGCACATGGAGAGCTTTGGGAATTACCTGTACGCCTTTACGAGGCACCGTATGGATTCCACCCTGCTCATGCTGGTGGCGCGGCAGGGCAGAGGGTATTATGTGCGGATGAGAATATGA
- the cobT gene encoding nicotinate-nucleotide--dimethylbenzimidazole phosphoribosyltransferase yields MDSEQRFTSALQAIRPVDTSFSAQGQAHLDDLTKPKGSLGRLEEIALRLFCIQKGARPIAADPARIYTIAGDHGVTAEGVSLFPQEVTRQMVLNFLNGGAGINVLARTVGADLMVVDAGSCGGTYPEHPKLLQRKVAQGTDNFVNGPAMSRKNCLTALLLGMELADMAAEQGCRTVATGEMGISNTTPATALYCAFLGIDPAEITGAGTGLDAGGIARKTAVIRQALQTNRAAVETTDPVNILAALGGYEIAALAGLVLGAARNGLAVLVDGFISTAAFTAAAALCPHVHDYAFFSHASAEQGHRKILAALGNRPLHDLDLRLGEGTGAALSLFLLRSACNIFNDMATFSAAGVAKGAETL; encoded by the coding sequence ATGGATTCAGAACAGCGTTTCACATCGGCCCTGCAGGCCATCCGCCCCGTGGACACCTCCTTCTCCGCACAAGGACAGGCGCATCTGGACGACCTCACCAAACCGAAGGGCAGCCTCGGCAGGCTGGAAGAAATAGCCCTGCGCCTGTTCTGCATCCAGAAAGGTGCCCGGCCCATTGCCGCCGACCCCGCCCGCATCTACACCATCGCGGGCGACCACGGCGTCACCGCCGAGGGTGTGTCCCTCTTCCCGCAGGAGGTCACCCGCCAGATGGTGCTTAATTTCCTCAACGGCGGCGCAGGCATAAACGTGCTGGCGCGCACCGTGGGCGCAGACCTCATGGTGGTGGACGCGGGCAGCTGCGGCGGCACCTACCCGGAGCATCCCAAGCTGCTCCAGCGCAAGGTGGCGCAGGGCACGGATAACTTTGTCAACGGCCCCGCCATGAGCCGGAAAAACTGCCTCACCGCCCTGCTGCTGGGCATGGAACTGGCAGACATGGCAGCGGAACAGGGCTGCCGCACCGTTGCCACCGGCGAGATGGGCATCTCCAACACCACCCCCGCCACCGCCCTCTACTGCGCCTTTCTGGGCATAGACCCTGCGGAAATCACCGGCGCGGGCACAGGGCTGGACGCAGGCGGCATAGCCCGCAAAACAGCCGTCATCCGGCAGGCTCTGCAGACCAACCGTGCCGCCGTGGAAACGACAGACCCCGTGAACATTCTCGCGGCGCTGGGCGGGTACGAAATTGCCGCCCTTGCCGGGCTTGTGCTCGGTGCTGCGCGCAACGGGCTTGCGGTGCTGGTGGACGGCTTCATCTCCACAGCGGCGTTCACCGCCGCAGCCGCCCTGTGCCCGCATGTGCATGACTACGCCTTTTTTTCCCACGCCTCCGCAGAGCAGGGACACCGCAAGATTCTCGCCGCCCTCGGCAACCGCCCGCTGCACGATCTGGACCTGCGCCTCGGCGAAGGCACAGGGGCTGCGCTCAGCCTGTTCCTGCTGCGTTCTGCCTGCAATATCTTCAACGACATGGCAACCTTCAGCGCCGCAGGCGTGGCCAAGGGCGCAGAAACGCTGTAG
- a CDS encoding TRAP transporter large permease, producing MTTAALFILLFFCIATGMPIAIALGLSSITTILFFSNDSLASIALKLLESVSEHYTLLAIPFFILSSQFLSTGGVAKRLINFALDCVGHVKGGLAMGSVLACMLFAAVSGSSPATVAAIGSIVIAGMVRSGYPESFAAGVICNAGTLGILIPPSIVMLVYAAATQESAARLFMAGLIPGLSLGLLLMLAIYIVARIKNYPALPWPGFRQVFSSGFTALGGLMLVIIVLGSIYGGICSPTEAAAVSAVYAYLVAVFIYRDMGPLKGVPLRRKGENIFAALARGVWQTALALPRSWVHPEVRHVLLDAAKVSIMLLFIIGNAMLFAHVLTTERIPHAIAETIVSWGLPAWGFLIVVNILLLAAGNFMEPSAITMIMIPIIFPIAVALGIDPIHLGVMCVVNMEIGMITPPVGLNLFVTAGITKRSLTWVVRAAFPWLLILLGFLIVVTYVPQISLWLPEYIDSLKGY from the coding sequence ATGACCACCGCAGCACTGTTCATACTGCTTTTCTTCTGCATTGCCACGGGGATGCCCATTGCCATTGCGCTGGGGCTTTCCAGCATAACCACTATTCTGTTCTTTTCCAACGACTCGCTGGCTTCCATAGCGCTTAAGCTGCTGGAGTCGGTTTCCGAACATTATACCCTGCTGGCCATTCCGTTCTTCATCCTTTCTTCGCAGTTTCTTTCCACGGGGGGGGTGGCCAAACGGCTCATCAACTTTGCGCTGGACTGCGTGGGACACGTGAAGGGCGGGCTTGCCATGGGGTCTGTGCTGGCGTGCATGCTCTTTGCCGCTGTTTCCGGTTCTTCGCCCGCAACGGTGGCGGCCATAGGCAGCATAGTCATAGCGGGCATGGTGCGGTCCGGGTATCCTGAAAGCTTTGCGGCGGGCGTGATATGCAACGCGGGAACGCTGGGCATTCTCATTCCGCCGTCTATTGTCATGCTGGTGTACGCCGCTGCCACGCAGGAGTCGGCGGCGCGGCTGTTCATGGCAGGGCTTATTCCCGGTCTGAGCCTGGGGCTGCTGCTCATGCTCGCCATCTATATTGTGGCGCGCATTAAGAACTATCCGGCGCTGCCGTGGCCGGGATTCCGGCAGGTGTTCAGTTCCGGGTTCACGGCGCTTGGCGGGCTGATGCTGGTCATCATTGTGCTCGGGTCCATTTACGGCGGCATATGCAGCCCCACGGAGGCTGCGGCGGTTTCCGCCGTGTACGCCTATCTGGTGGCGGTGTTCATTTACCGCGACATGGGACCGCTGAAGGGAGTGCCCCTGCGCAGGAAGGGGGAGAACATCTTCGCCGCCCTTGCGCGGGGTGTGTGGCAGACAGCCTTGGCGCTGCCCCGCTCGTGGGTGCATCCTGAGGTGCGGCACGTGCTGCTGGATGCGGCCAAGGTGAGCATTATGCTGCTGTTCATCATCGGCAACGCCATGCTCTTTGCCCACGTGCTGACCACAGAGCGGATTCCGCACGCCATAGCGGAAACCATTGTCAGCTGGGGGCTTCCCGCGTGGGGCTTCCTTATTGTGGTGAATATTCTGCTGCTGGCGGCGGGCAACTTCATGGAGCCTTCCGCCATTACCATGATCATGATTCCCATCATCTTCCCCATTGCCGTGGCGCTGGGGATTGATCCCATCCATCTGGGCGTGATGTGTGTGGTGAACATGGAAATAGGCATGATAACGCCGCCCGTGGGGCTGAACCTGTTTGTCACGGCGGGTATAACCAAGCGCAGCCTGACATGGGTGGTGCGGGCTGCCTTCCCGTGGCTGCTGATTCTGCTCGGATTCCTTATCGTTGTGACCTACGTGCCGCAGATTTCGCTGTGGCTGCCGGAGTACATCGATTCGCTCAAGGGGTATTGA
- a CDS encoding TRAP transporter small permease produces MNTFITKLEEGIISLLLAAMTLLVFVEVVMRFAFGIGIHWAQELTLLLSGWMVLFGVSYGIKVGSHIGVDALVKLFPEHVQRAVSIFAITLCLIYSGLFLVGSWLYLEKLMLVGIELEDIPVPKWAANSIIFIGMLLLAVRLMEQLLAVVRGEAVGFKLKDEAKESLVLAQGDEDRAKPDAGTKTEKDGEAL; encoded by the coding sequence ATGAATACCTTTATTACCAAGCTGGAGGAGGGGATTATTTCCCTCCTCCTTGCTGCCATGACATTGCTGGTTTTTGTGGAAGTGGTGATGCGGTTCGCGTTCGGCATAGGCATTCACTGGGCACAGGAGCTTACGCTGCTGCTTTCCGGCTGGATGGTGCTGTTCGGCGTTTCATACGGCATTAAAGTTGGCTCGCACATCGGCGTGGATGCGCTGGTAAAGCTGTTTCCGGAGCATGTGCAGCGGGCGGTGAGCATTTTCGCCATTACGCTGTGCCTGATATACAGCGGGCTGTTTCTTGTGGGCAGCTGGCTGTATCTGGAAAAGCTGATGCTTGTGGGCATAGAACTGGAGGATATACCCGTTCCCAAATGGGCGGCGAACAGCATTATCTTCATAGGCATGCTGCTGCTGGCGGTGCGGCTTATGGAGCAGCTTTTGGCGGTGGTGCGCGGCGAGGCCGTGGGCTTTAAGCTTAAAGATGAGGCCAAGGAAAGCCTTGTGCTGGCGCAGGGGGACGAGGACCGGGCAAAACCTGATGCGGGCACGAAGACGGAAAAGGACGGTGAGGCGCTATGA
- a CDS encoding TRAP transporter substrate-binding protein, producing the protein MLKLKTVLVVAVCAVLLSAATVFASPIVIKFSHVVAEDTPKGIMANAFRDLVAERLEGKVVVEVYPNSQLFGDGKELEALLLGDVHILAPALSKFQKYTPLLQIYDLPFLFKDMEAIDRFQQGPQGKALLNSMKGKGIIGLDYLHNGMKQISSNNPIRTPEDAKGRKFRIMTSDVLAAQFEAVGAMPMKKPFAEVFILLQTKAIDGQENSWSNIYSQKFFEVQPYITETNHGILDYLVVSSTSFWDGLPADIRPVLEECLKESIAIGNKAAADKDMEDRQTIADSKRTEIITLTDAEREAWVEAMKPVWKKFEDAVGKENLEAAIASNN; encoded by the coding sequence ATGTTGAAACTGAAGACCGTGCTTGTGGTGGCTGTGTGTGCGGTGCTGCTTTCTGCCGCGACCGTTTTTGCTTCGCCCATTGTCATCAAGTTTTCGCATGTGGTGGCCGAAGACACTCCGAAGGGCATAATGGCCAACGCCTTCCGCGACCTTGTGGCGGAGCGGCTGGAAGGCAAGGTTGTTGTGGAAGTGTATCCCAACTCCCAGCTTTTCGGGGACGGCAAGGAGCTGGAGGCGCTGCTTCTGGGTGACGTGCATATTCTGGCACCCGCGCTTTCCAAGTTTCAGAAATACACACCGCTCCTGCAGATTTATGACCTACCCTTCCTGTTCAAGGACATGGAAGCCATTGACCGTTTTCAGCAGGGACCGCAGGGCAAGGCGCTGCTCAACTCCATGAAGGGCAAGGGGATTATCGGTCTGGATTATCTGCACAACGGCATGAAGCAGATTTCTTCCAACAACCCCATCCGCACCCCGGAAGATGCCAAGGGGCGCAAGTTCCGCATTATGACCTCGGACGTGCTGGCGGCACAGTTTGAGGCGGTGGGTGCCATGCCCATGAAAAAGCCTTTTGCGGAAGTGTTTATCCTGCTGCAGACCAAGGCCATTGACGGGCAGGAGAACTCCTGGTCCAACATCTACTCCCAGAAGTTCTTTGAAGTGCAGCCCTATATCACCGAAACCAACCACGGCATCCTTGATTATCTGGTGGTAAGCTCCACCAGTTTCTGGGACGGCCTGCCTGCCGATATACGCCCCGTTCTGGAAGAGTGCCTGAAGGAATCCATTGCCATAGGCAACAAGGCTGCGGCGGACAAGGATATGGAAGACCGCCAGACCATTGCGGACTCCAAGCGGACGGAAATAATCACCCTTACCGATGCCGAGCGCGAGGCGTGGGTGGAAGCCATGAAGCCCGTGTGGAAAAAGTTTGAGGACGCCGTGGGCAAGGAAAACCTTGAAGCTGCCATTGCCTCCAACAACTAG
- a CDS encoding succinate dehydrogenase/fumarate reductase cytochrome b subunit — MSLHKVTLHVPPKTKLSGRLDVLMMVSGFLLAVFVGMHMLFVGTVILSPRLMDALAWFFEELYLVQIGGPLILLVMVGHFILGARKMPFRQKEFIAFRTHTGMMRHTDTTLWLVQVATAIIVLIMASIHIYVMLDTLPITATKSAVRIQYGNWLPFYVVLLAAVAVHIIIGLYRLGVKLAVITRKNRPKARKLLLYVLAATAVVSLLTHLRLSLMTV; from the coding sequence ATGAGTTTGCACAAGGTAACGCTTCACGTCCCCCCGAAAACCAAACTCTCAGGCAGACTTGATGTCCTGATGATGGTTTCCGGCTTCCTGCTGGCGGTCTTTGTGGGAATGCACATGCTCTTTGTGGGCACGGTCATTCTCAGCCCCCGGCTCATGGACGCGCTGGCGTGGTTCTTCGAGGAACTGTATCTGGTCCAGATCGGCGGGCCGCTCATCCTGCTGGTCATGGTGGGGCACTTCATCCTCGGCGCGCGCAAAATGCCCTTCCGGCAGAAGGAATTCATCGCCTTCCGCACCCACACAGGCATGATGCGCCACACAGACACCACCCTGTGGCTGGTGCAGGTGGCCACGGCCATCATCGTTCTTATCATGGCCAGCATCCACATCTACGTCATGCTGGACACCCTTCCCATCACCGCCACCAAAAGCGCGGTCCGCATACAATACGGCAACTGGCTGCCCTTCTACGTGGTCCTGCTGGCGGCTGTGGCCGTGCACATTATCATCGGCCTGTACCGTCTGGGCGTCAAACTGGCCGTCATCACGCGGAAAAACCGCCCAAAGGCCCGCAAACTGCTCCTGTATGTGCTTGCCGCAACGGCTGTGGTCAGCCTGCTCACCCACCTGCGCCTTTCCCTCATGACCGTCTAA